The Oncorhynchus kisutch isolate 150728-3 linkage group LG10, Okis_V2, whole genome shotgun sequence region AGGTGACTCGTGTAAAGGGCGGTGTGGTGAATCCTTTAAGAGGGGAAGGCTGTGCGACTGTGATCCTGACTGTGTACGGTACAAAAAGTGTTGCCCAGACTACGACAGCCAGTGTGGCATAGAAGGTTAGTAAAATGTCCAAGACACCTAAAATAGTCTTGTGAAGTAAAGAACACCGTTACCTGATTTTGAGGCACATTCCAATTATAAAAGTGAgtggggacaaaaatgcaatttcagaatgtagggggacatgtccccccccccatccccagtcAAAGTTGCGCCTTTGATTTCATGTATGAAATAATATGTATGACATTAAGTAATGTATGAAATAATGTCTGGTACATGATAGTATGACATATGACAATAAAGATAGGCAtgctggcactatgcattcagtgcattcagaaagtattcagaacccttctctttgTCCACATTTTGGATTAAATAGAAAATGTCAATATactcacaataacccataatgaaaaagcgaaaacagtaaaaaaataaataaaatgtatacaGGTTCGAGCCactttgggtatgacgctacaagcttgaaataccttatttacataagtattcagaccctttgctataggACTTCGAAATTgagcccaggtgcatcctgtttccattgatcacccttgagatgtttctacaacttgattggagtccacctgtggtaaattcaattgattggacatgatttggaaaggcacacacctgtctacgtACGGTTCCgccgttgacagtgcatgtcagagcaaaaaacaagccattaggtcgaaggaattgttcgtagagctccgagacaggaaagggtaccaaaaaatgtctgcagcattgaagatccctaAGAACACAATgaactccatcattcttaaatggaaaaagtttgaaatcaccaagactcttcctagagatggccgcccggccgaactgagcaatcgggggagaaaaaccttggtcagggaggtgaccaagaatccgatggtcactctgacagagctccagagttcctctgtggagatgggagaaccttccagaaggacaaccatctctgcatcactccaccaatcaggcctttaggttagtattgccagacggaagccactcctcagtaaaaggcacatgacaacccgcttggagtttgctaaaaggcacctaaagactctcagaccatgagaaactagattctggtctaatgaaaccaagattgaacactttggcctgaatgccaaacgtcacgtctggagggaacctggtaccatccctacggtgaagaatgatggtggcagcatcatgttgtggagatgtttttcagcggcaagtactgggagactagtcaggatcgagggaaatatgaacggagcaaagtacagagagatccttgatgaaaacctcctccagagtgctcaggacctcagactggggtgaaggttcaccttccaacaggacaacgaccctaaccacacagccaagacaactcaggagtgtcttcgggacaagtgtctgaatgcccttgaatggcccagccagagcctggacttgaacccgatccaacatctctggagagacctgaaaatagctatgcagcaatgctccccgtccaacctgacagagcttgagaggatctgcagagaagaatgggagaaactccccaaatacaggtgttccaagctggtagcgtcatactcaagaagactcaaggctgtaatttctgccaaaggtgcttcaacaaagtactgagtaaagggtctgaatacttatgtaaatgtgatatttcaggtttttttatttctaaaatttctaaaatcctgtttttgctttgtcattttggggtattgtgtgtagattgatgagggaaaaaaacaattgaatcaattttaggataaggctgtaacaaaatgtggaaaaagtaaagtggtctgaaAGCATCCCGAAGACACTGTAAATAGGCATGTTAATGTTAAACTCATATAGTAGCCTGCATCAGTTTGTTTTGACTATTTTCTCTTTTAATAATTATTACAGACACCAAAAAAAACAGGCAGCACAACAACACTGAAGACTAGCTCATGCAATAACATAAATTATGACTAATCAAAAGGTATAGGCATGCAGTATATTCATATAAATATGCATGTTAAAATGCAGAAGCCCGTCAGTTCATCTCAACTATTTTCTGTTTTAGTTCAAGACCAGCCAGTACAACAACACCGATGACTAGCTCATGCGATAACGTAATCGATAACAAACCAAAAGGTATATTTCATAAAGCAATAGTTATTATAAACAATAGATTTTAGATAATTATTGTAGGAAAGGTAGTTGCTTTTGGATACTCTTTACTCATTTAGTACTTGATTGACACACCAGAGCCAGAACCAGAGCCTCCCCAGATCCAACCAACTGAGGAGCCAGAGATGACTCCCAATCCACAGGAGGAACTAAGTGAAGGTCAGTACTTTCAGAACAACCTTACTGAGGAGATGGACAACCAACACTTTAGTCTTAAATAAGAATGAAAATGTATTATTCACCAGTATTCACTCAGCCCAACATCTTCCAACACCAAAGTCAAAACAGTCCCTGTAATAGTAGTGTAATATTGTCTAACACAAAATACAGATATTTTGAACTTTTCTTGACCAACAAAGCACTTGGTAGAGAGTGTGACTCCCAGATGTTTTGGATAGCCTGTCACACTGCTGCAGTTCTCTCTGGATGTGACTTGAGCTGGAGCCCGGAGGCCAAGTCTCCCCAGATGTGTCACGGCCCTACCGGCCAAGAGAAACAAAGGGAAATAATGTCATtatacactgaaccaaaatataaatgcaacatgcaacaatttcaaagagttaacgttcatataaggaaatcaattgaaagaaattcattaggtcctaatctatggatttcacgtgactgagaatacagatatgcatctggtggtcacagataccttaaaaaaatgttgggacatggatcagaaaaccagtcagtatctgctgtgaccaccatttgcctcatgcagcgtgacacatctccttcgcatagggttgattaggctgttgattgtggactgtggaatgttgtcccactccttttcaatggtGGTGCGAAATTGCTTGATGTTGGcggaaactggaacacgctgtcgtacccgtcgatccagagcatactcaatgggtgacatgtctgatgagtatgcaggccatggaagaactgggacattttcagcttccagaaattgtgtacagatccttgtgacatggggccgtgtatTATCATACTGAAACTTGAGGTGTTGGCACGACAGTGGGCCTCAGAATCCCATTACTGTAtctcgataaaatgcaattgtgttctttGTCCATAGTTTATCTGGTGGACTGTTTGGTTTAAGACATGCCAGGATGAACTAGAACAACAGGAACATTTACTTGTGTAATAAATAGAGTTGTGTAATAATTACATATGTCCCATATAACTCAACCCCAGGGAATAAATCAAAGTTatttaaaaaactatttaattAATTACCAGCCTATGCCATTGTTCACCCCAGAACCAGAAATCCATGATGAACAGGAAGATGGTGATAGAAACATTAAGATATTTTCTCAACATAGCTACTCATATGTACATTTTAATGATTCAAAATGTACATAAATTTTGCCATTATTCCCTTCCACAGATGTGAAGGGTGAGACCTGGCCAGATCTTCCTGTTCCCTCTCCTGATACTGGGTCAGAGGATCCAGAGGCAAGCCCTTACCCAGAGGACCCTGAAGCTGGTCTGGTGGATCCAGAGGTGACCGCTAACCCAGATGACCCTGAAGAAACCCCTGCCTCAGAGAGCACCAGCGGGTCAGAGTTCTCACCAACTGAGCCAGCCTTTTCAGACCCCTTAGACCCCACGCTTAACACTAACCCCCAACCCACAGATACAGAGGATGACCCTGAGAAAGAGGCCATTTTAAAGGGGGACTACACACCCTTCCCTGAGGAATTGGATACAGAAGCAACACCAGGCTCGGAAGGAACTCCACCAGCAGCCAACCCCAACCCCTCTACTGCCGAACCAGCCAATGAGACCCCCGCTGAGGCAACAGGTAACGAATTCAATTCGATCTTTATTGTCACAACAGGGAAATTAATTGTACAGTAAGGAGCTTACAGTTTATATGTATAGCATTATATATTGGCACAGTGCGGGAAATGATAGCCAAACCATCTCTCACATACCAACATTTGAGAGATAGTCCTATCTCACTGTTCCTAGAAATTGTATTGGATAAGATGTTTCACAATTATTTTGAGTCCTCTGGATTCAAATCTGACACTGACACAAATCTCATGTGTTCCAGACTCCAGTGATCCTGAGGGACAGCCTTATTCCAGCAGAAGCCCATCTGCAGCCGACCCAACTCTCCCTAGGTCCACCTCTGAGCCCACCCCCGCCTCCCCAGTTGCCCCTCAGTCCTCTGACCAGGCTTCCCCGAGCTCAGAGCCCCAGCCCGGGCCTACTCCTGCAGAGGACACCCCTGAACTCCTACCTGAAGGACAGAGTGAATTAGACCCTGAAGGTCAGGAGGCAGAATCTAAGAACACAGTGCCAGATGAATCTGAACCCACACCCTCGAACCTACAGGATCCCAATGTGGCCTCAGAGGCACCAGCATCTGAGAGTGGTCCCGAGTCCAAACCTGGTAGAGGGGCCACCCCAAATAATTTGAATGACAACAGTGTCCCCCAGACTGGAGATCTGGCTACGCGTCTCACAATAGACCCAGCGGGACAAGAGGAAGGAGATGAGGCAGCACCAGAGGAGACCACAAGCAACTCCATGAAGCTCAGTCCCGCCCCCACTCCCGCCCCCACTCCCGTCCCCACCACCAAACCACCCCAAAACAAACTCACTGAGAAAATCAAGCCTAGTAAACCCACAGAGAAACCTAAGCCCAAATCCACCCAGCCAAACACCCTCACGGATATCAACCAAGCTCTGAGCACAGACAACTCCAGGGACTACCAAGCAGGTAAGCTTAGACCCTGCTTTGCCTTACTTTAATACCATTGCAAAGAAACTCAGTCAATGTTGTAGAGCACTTATTACTAATGGTAAAAGCTATTACTGGGTAGATTCGCCAGCCCTACTTTTCTCATAGGTGGCACTGAGATTTATTACTTCTCTTGAATGAAAAGAGCTTCCTCCTGTCAAGTGTAGCTGCACTATATTAACTGTCAAAGGTGACCGTTTTCCCAGAGCCTAACAAGTCAGTCCAGCAGTTTCTGTGGTTTGAAAAAAAAATACTCCATCACAGAGCAGTTGTGTGTGCTGTTCAGTAAAGGTTTTTGGGAGAAACACATTAGCCAGTTGATACACGGTCAGACACATGAAATTGTTCTGATTCACTTAACACATTCTCCACGTGGCTCCTTTTAAACGTGGCTTTTTCCTCCAGATGAACACAACGACACCAACATCTGCAGCGGTCGTCCTGTTGGTGCGGTCACTACGCTGAGGAACGGGACCGTGGTGGTTTTCAGAGGTCAGTGCCAGACCAAATCAAAATCAAttcaacattttatttgtcacacgcgccgaatacaaccggtgtagaccttaccgtgaaatgcttacttacaagaccttaaccaacaatgtagctttaagaaaaataagagttatgaaaatatttactaaattaactaaaataaaaatatctaaatataaaaataacaataacaataactagcctatatacagggggtacctgtaccgagtcaatgtgctgggctACAGGTTACTCGAGGTAATTGAGGGAATATGTACAGTaataaagtttggacacacctactcattcaagggtttttcttaattttttactattttctacattgaagaataatattgaagacatcaaaactatgaaataacacatatggaatcaggtagtaaccagaaaagtgtagCCAccatttaccttgatgacagctttgcacactttttacattctctcaaccagcttaatgaggtagtcacctggaatgcgtttcaattaacagatgtgccttgttaattaagagttcatttgtggaatttctttccttctaaatCCGTTTGAtcccatcagttgtgttgtgtacCAATCCATTTCATTAGACTCCTTGTCGTGCCAAACTGCCGGGCCCTTTTCAGGTTAAAAACATAGACTGTAGTTCAGACTTAAAACACTAAAATGACAAGAGTAACTCCTGAGCTTAAATGTGTTTATCAACAATATAGTTTATATTCAAAACCGGGAtttctgtatatattttttttaaatatggtatacaaaagatacagaggccctatttggtaaaagaccaagtccatattatggcaagaacagctcaaataagcaaagaaaaacgacaatcactttaagacatgaaggtcagtcaattcgataaatttcaagaacttttcaagtttcttcaagtgcagtcgcaaaaaacatcaagcgctatgatgaaactggatctcatgaggaccgccacaggaaaagaggcccagagttacctctgctacagaagataagttcattagagttaactgcacccaagattgcagctcaaataaatgcttcacagagtttaagtaacagacacatctcaacatcaactgttcagaagaggctgcgtgaatcaggctttcatggtcgaattcatgcaaagaaaccactactaaaggacaccaataataataagagacttgctagggccaagaaacaagagcaatggacattagaccggtggaaatcagaTGTGTCCAATGTGAGATTTCTGATTCCAATCACTGTGTCTTTGTTAGACGCATAGTAGGAAATCGGATGTTCTCCagatgtgtagttcccaccgtgaagcatggaggaggagatgtgatggtgtgggggctgcttttctggtgacactgtcagtgatttattttgaaggcacgcTTAACCAGGATGGCTACcatagtattctgcagcgataagccatcccatctggtttgcgcttagtgggactatcatttgttttcaacaggacaataacccaacacctctccaggctttgtaagggctatttgaccaagaaggagaacagccaacaactgctcagcatatgtgggaactccttcaagactgttggaaaagcattccaggcgaaactgtttgagagaatgccaaaagtctgcaaagctgtcatcaaggtaaatggtggctactttgaagaatctcaaatataaaatatattttgatttgttccagacttttttggttactacatgattcgatatgtgttattttatcgttttgatgtcttcactattattctacaatgtagaaaatagtaaaaaataaaggaaaacccttgaatgagtaggtgtgtccaaacctttgactggtactggacatgtaggtagaggtaaagtgaatatgcatagataataaacagctagatttgattagctgttcagcagtcttatggcttgggagtagaagctgttaagaagccttttggacctagacttggcacgctggtaccgcttgctgtgcggtagcagagagaacagtcaatgactagggtggctggagtctttggaaaTGTTCAGGCCCttttctgacaccgcctagtatagaggtcctggatggcaggaaacttagccccagtgatgtagtgggctgtgtgcactacactctgtagtgtcttgcggatgggggccaagcagttgccataccaaatcaaatcaaattaaatcaaattttatttgtcacatacacatggttagcagatgttaatgcgagtgtagcgaaatgcttgtgcttctagttccgacaatgcagtaataaccaacaagtaatctaactaacaattccaaaactactgtcttatacacacaagtgtaaggggataaagaatatgtacataaagatatatgaatgactgatggtacagagcagcataggcaagatacagtagatggtatcgagtacagtatatacatatgagatgagtatgtaaacaaagtggcatagttaaagtggctagtgatacatgtattacataaagatgcagtagatgatatagagtacagtatatacgtatacatatgagatgaataatgtagggtatgtaaacattatattaggtagcattgtttaaagtggctagtgatatattttacatcatttctcatcaattcccattattcaagtggctggagttgagtcagtgtgttggcagccactcaatgttagtggtggctgtttaacagtctgatggccttgagatagaagctgtttttcagtctctcggtcccagctttgatgcatctgtactgacatcgccttctggatgatagtggggtgaacaggcagtggctcgggtggttgttgtccttgatgatctttatggccttcctgtaacatcgggtggtgtaggtgtcctggagggcaggtagtttgcccccggtgatgcattgtgcagaactcactaccctctggagagccttacggttgtgggcggagcagttgccgtaccaggcggtgatacagcccgccttttggtgacaagccaaatttcttcagcctcctgaggttgaagaggtgctgctgctccttcttcacgatgctgtctgtgtgggtggaccaattcagtttgtctgtgatgtgtatgccgaggaacttaaaacttgctaccctctccactactgttccatcgatgtggataggggggtgttccctctgctgtttcctgaagtccacaatcatctccttagttttgttgacattgagtgtgaggttattttcctgacaccacactccgagggccctcacctcctctctgtaggccgtctcgtcgttgttggtaatcaagcctaccactgttgtgtcgtccacaaacttgatgattgagttagaggcgtgcgtggccacgcagtcgtgggt contains the following coding sequences:
- the LOC109898042 gene encoding proteoglycan 4 isoform X2 — its product is MTSSCDNVIDNKPKEPEPEPPQIQPTEEPEMTPNPQEELSEDVKGETWPDLPVPSPDTGSEDPEASPYPEDPEAGLVDPEVTANPDDPEETPASESTSGSEFSPTEPAFSDPLDPTLNTNPQPTDTEDDPEKEAILKGDYTPFPEELDTEATPGSEGTPPAANPNPSTAEPANETPAEATDSSDPEGQPYSSRSPSAADPTLPRSTSEPTPASPVAPQSSDQASPSSEPQPGPTPAEDTPELLPEGQSELDPEGQEAESKNTVPDESEPTPSNLQDPNVASEAPASESGPESKPGRGATPNNLNDNSVPQTGDLATRLTIDPAGQEEGDEAAPEETTSNSMKLSPAPTPAPTPVPTTKPPQNKLTEKIKPSKPTEKPKPKSTQPNTLTDINQALSTDNSRDYQADEHNDTNICSGRPVGAVTTLRNGTVVVFRGHYFWVMDSNRMAGPAHRITDVWGVPSPIDTVFTRCNCQGKTYFFKGANYWRFENSMMDMGFPKLISVGFNGLRGQITAALSVPEYRKRKESVYFFKGGGLVQKYSYQSGTSPTCNRKAHNSVYTVHNRVARQAVSLLGQEINIRLTWRGFPSTVTSAVSIPTHRKPEGYNYYLLSRSKYYNVNMRDERPFIATPPVSATPQKNSAKDFLNCPKEV
- the LOC109898042 gene encoding proteoglycan 4 isoform X1, with the translated sequence MTPSVFFALLLACALPFNSAQSSCNGQCGGEYNRGYMCQCDYDCLTHEECCIDYESQCTTSDSCKGRCGESFKRGRLCDCDPDCVRYKKCCPDYDSQCGIEEPEPEPPQIQPTEEPEMTPNPQEELSEDVKGETWPDLPVPSPDTGSEDPEASPYPEDPEAGLVDPEVTANPDDPEETPASESTSGSEFSPTEPAFSDPLDPTLNTNPQPTDTEDDPEKEAILKGDYTPFPEELDTEATPGSEGTPPAANPNPSTAEPANETPAEATDSSDPEGQPYSSRSPSAADPTLPRSTSEPTPASPVAPQSSDQASPSSEPQPGPTPAEDTPELLPEGQSELDPEGQEAESKNTVPDESEPTPSNLQDPNVASEAPASESGPESKPGRGATPNNLNDNSVPQTGDLATRLTIDPAGQEEGDEAAPEETTSNSMKLSPAPTPAPTPVPTTKPPQNKLTEKIKPSKPTEKPKPKSTQPNTLTDINQALSTDNSRDYQADEHNDTNICSGRPVGAVTTLRNGTVVVFRGHYFWVMDSNRMAGPAHRITDVWGVPSPIDTVFTRCNCQGKTYFFKGANYWRFENSMMDMGFPKLISVGFNGLRGQITAALSVPEYRKRKESVYFFKGGGLVQKYSYQSGTSPTCNRKAHNSVYTVHNRVARQAVSLLGQEINIRLTWRGFPSTVTSAVSIPTHRKPEGYNYYLLSRSKYYNVNMRDERPFIATPPVSATPQKNSAKDFLNCPKEV